The region ACCAGGAGGATAATGTGGGCTTGGCACTATGATAGAAATTGAACATTTTAGTGCCATCTCAGCCTACAGACTGTTGGCTgaaacaaagagagagagagagagagagagagagagagagagagggagagagagagagagagagagagagagagagaggagaagcaTGGTTAGAGAAAAAGTCTGATTCGTCACATGTTTGATCAGACAAGGAAACAATGGACTTTCATTGTGGAAGGTTCATGTGCCATCAAAGCTCACGGCCTTTTTGATTCGCGGGATAGGAAAACTCAGGAAAGGCAGGAATAGAAAAAGCGCAGAATTGCAATGTCATGTACACTTCAAATCCTTCTGGATTTCATAAACCAAAGTTTGTTTGAATTCATCACAGGAAAAACAAAGGGTTCTGAAAAGGAGCTTTGAATGGATGTTAGATTtgctatgaaatctagtgcaaatgattCCTTAGTGAAACATATTTGCTTCCGTCGTATGATATGGTCACTTCACAATAGCACGTTGTCATTGATCCACCTATTCTTTTTATCCAATGGCAGTGGCACGCAAGTCTTGTATGTGGGGTTATGTATGTATGTACCCTTTGattctttttcttttctctttttgaCATCAACCCTTTGATTCTTCCTAGTACCACTCTGTTGTTACTTTATTTAAGTTGTTGTGAATCCCGTCTACTCCTTGATTCCTCCTAGTACCACTCTTTTTGTCAGTTTACACCATTGTGAAACCCGTCTGCTCTCTGAGTCTCCATAGTGCAACTCCTTTGTCACGTTCTTTTTCTTAATTAAATTTAAGCTTCAACCTCGGAGGTTATAATCAGGACTCACTGCTTAATCGAAGGAAGAGATAATGTAAGCATATGTGGACAAATGTGATAGTTTGTTTACTTCTTGTTTTCAAATACATATGTGGCGCTCTAAAAACAATGTATTGTGTTTGATTATGTTTGTTTTGAGATAGAGAGGCTTGATTATAACAACGAAGTGCATCCACGTGCATAAGTAATTCCGTTTGTATGCATCTAAAACAAAAGCACTGGCTGGCCGCTGAAGAATAAATGACAGTAGATGTTACTATCTTCCCGAATGCACGTCCCTTTAGGGCTTTGGTGCCAGTGATCAACATATATACGTACTCCTTAAGCACTTGTATAAATACACATCATGCACATGCCTCTTGTTCCAACAATTAACCGTTCAAGTCATTTGCGTGCGTCCGTGCGTCCGCGAGCGAGCGATCTGATGGCTTCCTCCATCTTGTGCAGTGTACTTGTGGTGGTCACCGCGGTGGTGATCAGCAGGGCTCGCGGCAGCAGCGGCACCGGCGACCACCTCACCACCGGCTTCACCCATGTGAGGCTGCCGGAGTCCAAGTTCATTGTGCAGAAGCCCTACAACGTTCCGCTCGACGAGCGCTACGAGTTCGCCGGCGGCGTGCGCCGGATGTGGGTCTACTCCACCGACAAGCCCGGCAGCGCCACCCACCCCGGTGGCGCGCGCACCGAGATCAAGATCAACGTATGTAGGCGCCCATGCATGCGGCATCCGACACCAAACATATCCTCCTTTGCGTCCCATCTCACGCTCGATCGCACGTTGCTTATATTAATTCGTGTGTTGATCCATGGAGCATGCACGCAGGAGGTGTACACGTCGGGGGTGTGGCAGTTCGAGGGCGAGGTGTACGTGCCGGCGGGCACGTCCGGCGCGTCCATCATGCAGATCTTCGGGGCCAAGCCGGAGCGGCAGGCGACGACGCTGATGCTCCACGTCTACGACGGCAACCTCACCTACTACCACCACCTGCAGAGCGTGCTCGCCCACGATGTCTACGACCGCTGGCTCCGGCTCAACGTCGTCCACGACGTCGGCGCGCGCAACGTCACCGTGTTCGTCGACGGCGCCGAGAGGCTGCGCTCGAGCAGCCACGGCGGGCCGCACGCCGAGCACTACTTTAAGTTCGGGGTGTACAAGCAGTCGCACCACCACCCGTCGCACCGCATGGAGTCACGGTGGAGGAACGTTCGGGTCTTCACCAAGCCATGAATCACACAACGTACGCGCGTGTATGCAGCTTGATAATTTGGTTGGTTCCAACCATGGTTTTAAATTTCAGTTTCAGAAATATTTCGACACCTACCGAAACTACCGAAGTTCAGTTTGATGATTTGATAACCATGATTTTAAATTTGAGTTCGAACCATGTTTTATAATTTAATATTTGCCTTCGCTGTGTGTTAATTTGGACGGATGATGTGATGAGATCGATGGTGACGATTATTCAACCATTTTCGAGCAATGCTAATCTTAAATAAACTTCGCCGGTGATGAGCTCTGTCGGTGGAGACCTCGATGGAGGTCAGCGGCGGCGGCATTTTCCTCCCGGCACTCGCAAGTCCTCCTTTGGCTAATCTTAGACGTCGAGAATATCTTTATTGACATACCAAACTAAATGGCAACATTTTGTATTTCATGTTCTTAATAAAGTACCAAGAATAATTTGACCAAACAATGCTAATTCTTATGATGTGACATATGTGATAAGCAATTCAAACTATTTAAAAACCAATGCTAATTCTTACACTAACCATCTTCATTGATTAAGGTTACATAAATACTATGGATGAGCCTGCCCAACGAAACTCATGGGATGGGCTTGTCCTACATTTTTGTTGAGTACTTTCTCAATTTGAATGGAATTGTCCTAGATGGCATAATAGTACATCCCTCAAGCCAGCCACGAAACTTCCTCCCTCCTCCCGCATGGTATTTTGCTGCAAAAATGCTACACCTATATAAAGCCTACGCTAGTCACGTAAGTTTCCTAACTAATCCCTCCATCCCACCCTCACCCCACGTAATTTAACTAGGCAGGCCCCCCTCCCCTGATTACATCCAACCAACCGAGTCATGCTAttcttagagcatctacaaccacACAACCCAAATGAGAGCCTCAAAACGTCCACGGACACGACCGGCCGCGTCCGTGGGCAGCTCCCGATCAACCAACAAATCTCACACTCACAACCACACTCTCCATTTCATGATTTTCATTTCGATACAAACACATGCAATATCCACATGTTCTACGTAGAAACTAAAAAAACTTTAATTATAAGATACATGTTAAATTGTTGACCAAATACAATATGATGaagaggagggggggggggggggggggggggggggagcaaGTGTCCCCTGCCCCCTGTCCACCCCATAATCATAACTTAAGTAGTCCTTCATGGCTGCTAGACTTAGATTTTAGGCCGCTGCGCCACAATGCTTTGGTATGTCGGCTTCAATGCAGCATTCGTGGCATCAGCGGCCACCATGGTTGTCGGCATGGCCATCTTCCTCGCCGGTTCACCGATGTACCGCCATTGGGGCTCGCAGCCACACGAAATAGCGTTGTCAAGCTGTTGCCCACATGGTTCACCTTCATTGTCTTCTGGACAACCTACTTTGCCATAGATACCCTCTTCCTTGAGCAGGGCATCCATCTTCGCAGGTGCTACTTCTGGCTCCATGGCACCGACTCAAGCATCATTAGTAGAGTCGTTCCATGCCTTACTCCTCTCAGTGTTGGTCTTCCCTATGGTCGACCCACTGGTAACCATGATCATGTTTAACTAttgaataaataaataaaacatGGTGAAGCACGCgggaaggggggagggggcaagcACCCCCTATCCACCCCATAATCCTTTGTAGCTCTTGATTGTCCAGAATATGATTCCGGAAAACTGCCCAAGAAAAGCTCCAAACGAGTGCCTATGGTGTTCTCGTCAACCCCATTGCACATCTGCCAATTTGATCCAGAGCACAAGTTTTAAAGAGACAAATGATTTTTCCAAAGCTCAATTGAGCAAATCGATGAAAATATGTGCACCATGTTACCTGGTTCGGTTAGGTAGTGAAATTAAGTTATTGCATAAGTGTAACAATCAAAGGTTACAAATCCATCGGTTAGGTAGTGAAATTAACTTATTGCATAAGTGTAACAACCTCCCCCACCAACAAAAAAGTTTAATCACCTGTAAGAGGAAAAAGTCACGATGCATGAGTGTATCTTGATTGATAGTTACTGTTGTTTCCTATATTGATAACTTCCAAGAGCTGTAAAGAAGCTATTGTGCAATTAAAACATCGAGCCGGAAGCTGGTACATCGACGATGGGTTTTTTGGATCTAGCGATGGaggtttttttttgtttttttgttttttttttgctcTAGCCAAAACGCATTGCGGAAGGGAGATGGGCCTGCTAGGCCCAGTTTGCCAAAGGACATGATGGTTCCACTCTCCTAAATTGCGCAAAACCTGTATAACGCTCGCCTGAAGCTACTGGCCCGGGTTGTCTTTTAAAAAAAGCGCTGCTCGGTCGGATCATTTTCTTCTTTACGTCGGGGACTTCTTTAAGAGCAACTAGTTAACAAGCGCTCCTTagggagcctcgcaacgatcaatGCCACTCGGCGTGTTCTCAGTCATTCGCCACATGTCACTCTGTGGGCATTTCCTTcgaattttattttttttatttttctgcatgtgtttttggcttttcaaacggtttttttctgtttttttacgttttggttttccaccggtcttccttagcttttcaatcaaaaaattaaaaaaataaattgCGCGAAAAAAttgtgttttctttttttttccttccatgagagtcacagttttgctttcgcgagaggcatggttttgctttcgcgagagtcacgaccgtgcctctcgaaaacgaaaaaaacgtgttttctgtttttttttctttcacgagagtcacggttttgcttccgggagaggcacgggtgtgctttcgcgagagtcacggccgtgcctctcagaaacgaaaaaaacgcgttttctgttttttttcgcgagtcacggttttg is a window of Triticum urartu cultivar G1812 unplaced genomic scaffold, Tu2.1 TuUngrouped_contig_2951, whole genome shotgun sequence DNA encoding:
- the LOC125527128 gene encoding citrate-binding protein-like, whose product is MASSILCSVLVVVTAVVISRARGSSGTGDHLTTGFTHVRLPESKFIVQKPYNVPLDERYEFAGGVRRMWVYSTDKPGSATHPGGARTEIKINEVYTSGVWQFEGEVYVPAGTSGASIMQIFGAKPERQATTLMLHVYDGNLTYYHHLQSVLAHDVYDRWLRLNVVHDVGARNVTVFVDGAERLRSSSHGGPHAEHYFKFGVYKQSHHHPSHRMESRWRNVRVFTKP